The nucleotide window GCTCGTTGTTGCTGGGACGGCGTGAAGTAGGGGGCATCGATGGCCTCCTCCAGCCGTAGTAGAGGTGGGGAGCCTCTGCCGGATCCCTCCAAGGCTGCCCGGTGGTCGGTGCCGACGACCCGTTGGAGGCAAAACTCATCCATGGCGGCTGGAGCGGAGTCGTGGCTGCGGACTAGGCTGGTGGCCGCGAACGCGTTCGTCGCGGGGCTGGAGAGCGATGGGGAAAAGGGAAGCGAGGTGGAAGCCGTAGGCGGCAGATCCGGGCTGCGTGAAGAGACCTCCATGGACCGGCGCAGCGGCAGGGGGGTGGGGGAGGGGACATAGATCAGCGGCAGGGGAAGGGCGGCCGCCATGGACCAGGCAGGGGTGGGTGCTCGTCTCGCCGCCAATGGGGATGTAGTGGAAGAGGGGCGGACATGTTCTGTGAGGGAGAGAGGAGCTTATCCACCTGTGTAGTGAGGGAGTTGAGTGTTTGCTTCGGTTGTCCGATTTCTTTTTTTTTACGGCAAGTGTTTACAAATCTGGTTCGGTCATATATCAATGGTTGATCTCGAGGCCAACTCCAACACACAGCCTCAAACGGACATCCGTTTTGTCTGAATTTTGTCCGTTTGAGATGGCAATAAGGTTATGTCCGTCCGAATTTGTGTTTGCGCCGGCCAGGCACCCAACGCAGGACGCATTCCAAACAGACAGCTTGGGCCCACAACTCATGTAGCACACGTAGCCACACCTCGCCGCTCGTAGTCGCACCGTCTTCGCCAGTGGCCATGTCGCGCCGCCCGCAGAAGCACCGTTGTTGTGCCCCACAGAGCCCGCAGCTGCGCCACCCTGCCGCCCGTAGCGCACGCCGTCGCCCTGTCGCGCCTCGCCAGAGCACCGGCCCGCC belongs to Triticum urartu cultivar G1812 chromosome 7, Tu2.1, whole genome shotgun sequence and includes:
- the LOC125524231 gene encoding uncharacterized protein LOC125524231, with translation MAAALPLPLIYVPSPTPLPLRRSMEVSSRSPDLPPTASTSLPFSPSLSSPATNAFAATSLVRSHDSAPAAMDEFCLQRVVGTDHRAALEGSGRGSPPLLRLEEAIDAPYFTPSQQQRAPPRPFVGTPFSAYFVDDVLQAVLPGKKMHITGNLRVEKKNPIQAGALAEDLVGADVVGCGRRR